Part of the Streptomyces sp. RFCAC02 genome is shown below.
CGATGAGCTGCTACTTCAACCTCTGTCCCGCGATAGCTCGGGTCCAACACCAGTGCCTCGACGTCACAGTCGAACCCGACCCGTCCGTGAATCTGCGCCTCAATGTGACAGTCCAGGGCATCCAACTTGCCCGCCTCGGCCAACTCGATGAGTGAGCAACGGTCTGCTGTGCCGAAGTCGGAGGGCTCGGTGGAACTGTCGGGGTAGCAGAACGTGGTGCGTCTCAGGGTCTCGATGTTGAGTCTGAAGTACGAAGAGCCGAACCGCGGTGCACCACCGACCGGGTCTTGGCGGTAGTTCAGCGCTCCGTATACGGGGCGCTGGTCAGCCGGGGCTTCGTCGTACGCACCGCCAAAGATACGACTCTCCCAACGCCACCGGTCTCCACCAGGATGAGCAGTGAGACCACCGTTGCTCGTACCTGTCACGAACTGCGATCGGTAAACACCGTCTTCCACCATCTGGGCCAGAGTCAGACGATGTCCTGCGGGACGATCGGGATGAAAGTGCATCGTCACCCGGAGGTCTCCAGCGAGCGGCTCTCCTCCGCAGGAAACAGCCACATGCTGCAGAGCCTTCTCCTGAAGCGATACGACGATGTCAGCACCCATGCGTGGAGTTTGCACGGACGGTGCTGCTCAACGCACTTCAGTTTGTCAGACAGGCTACAGCCATGCCGAAGTCCAGCGGCCTTAGCATCGACCACGCACGCCGAATAGCGCAGGGTCGGGACACTGCCTCTTCACCAGTAGGTGGACCGTCATGCTCCCACTCACGTCGAGCGGAGGGGACCTGCATGGGGAAGTGGATGCACGACGACCCTACGAGCGCAAGGGCTGGCGCGCCGACGCCGACAGCTGCGAACTGCCGCCAATGGCCACTGGACACACGACCGGACGACCGGACGACACGAGCGGATCGCCGCGCCTGCTGTGGACTCACGGCGACGGCAACGGCAGGCCGCCGGCGGTCGGCCCATCCGCCATCGTCAGCGACGGACTACCTGTCGAGCCTG
Proteins encoded:
- a CDS encoding DUF3626 domain-containing protein, encoding MGADIVVSLQEKALQHVAVSCGGEPLAGDLRVTMHFHPDRPAGHRLTLAQMVEDGVYRSQFVTGTSNGGLTAHPGGDRWRWESRIFGGAYDEAPADQRPVYGALNYRQDPVGGAPRFGSSYFRLNIETLRRTTFCYPDSSTEPSDFGTADRCSLIELAEAGKLDALDCHIEAQIHGRVGFDCDVEALVLDPSYRGTEVEVAAHRLPCPIEWHPGFRLSVAELRRHSSYRGQEYVDLGVEIAVDGLLNPKVIGDAARTGRYGLQDLKKVWHCLARFGVRTPPAG